One genomic region from Sphingobacterium sp. UGAL515B_05 encodes:
- the nagB gene encoding glucosamine-6-phosphate deaminase — translation MARLNLLEETRFEKVPVSVYPDQNSASKNVANRIAEIIRAKQEKGEKAVLGLATGATPVKVYQELIRLHKEEGLSFKNVITFNLDEYYPMQPDADQSYVTFMNKNLFDHVDIDAANVNIPDGTLAPDQVNAFCEAYEQKITAAGGLDIQLLGIGRTGHIGFNEPGSAPNSGTRVVTLDDLTRRDASRAFGGKENVPTKAITMGVGTIFKAREIILMAWTETKAEIIKKAVEGEISAEIPATYLQLSDNVEFILDEAAASLLTRFDLPWLAEDVTWTPSLIKKAVVWLALEIKKPILKLTDEDYNAHGMAKLVTETGPAYNINIRIFNELQHTITGWPGGKPNVDDSQRPERANPAKKNVIVFSPHPDDDVISMGGTFIRLADQGHNVHVAYQTCGNTAVWDDDVVRYLEFAEDLAKQIGAEAEASQIGRIYDEERAIFATKKPNQIDTELVRKIKALIRKGEAIAGARLVGLPDENIHFQDLPFYDRQKFSKNVSFEDDIQQTMELLRQVKPHQVFAAGDFADPHGTHKVCFDILFEALSRLSKTDEWTKDCWLWLYRGAWHEYPIHEIQMAVPLSPQEVYRKRLAIFKHQSQKDLPVFPGDDPREFWVRAEDRTSETAALYDQLGLANYEAIEAFVRWKFD, via the coding sequence ATGGCTAGATTAAATTTATTGGAAGAAACGCGCTTCGAAAAAGTCCCTGTGAGCGTCTATCCAGATCAAAATTCAGCTTCGAAAAACGTTGCAAATCGTATTGCTGAAATTATTCGTGCAAAGCAAGAGAAAGGTGAGAAAGCTGTTCTGGGCCTTGCTACTGGTGCCACACCGGTAAAAGTCTATCAAGAATTGATTCGTTTGCATAAAGAAGAAGGTTTAAGCTTTAAGAACGTGATTACCTTCAATCTTGACGAATACTACCCGATGCAACCTGACGCTGATCAGAGCTATGTGACCTTTATGAACAAAAACCTGTTCGACCACGTAGATATTGATGCAGCCAATGTAAATATTCCAGATGGTACCTTAGCTCCTGACCAAGTAAATGCATTCTGTGAGGCTTACGAACAGAAAATTACAGCTGCTGGAGGTTTAGATATTCAATTATTAGGTATTGGCCGTACCGGCCATATCGGTTTCAATGAGCCAGGTTCTGCACCTAACTCAGGTACACGTGTCGTAACGTTGGACGATTTGACCCGTCGCGATGCTTCACGTGCTTTTGGTGGAAAAGAAAATGTACCAACAAAAGCGATTACCATGGGTGTAGGTACAATTTTTAAAGCGAGAGAGATCATTTTGATGGCTTGGACCGAGACAAAGGCTGAGATCATTAAAAAAGCAGTTGAGGGTGAAATCTCCGCAGAGATTCCTGCAACTTATCTTCAATTATCAGATAACGTTGAATTTATTCTTGATGAAGCTGCTGCTTCATTGTTGACACGTTTTGATCTTCCTTGGTTGGCTGAAGATGTTACCTGGACACCTTCGTTAATTAAAAAAGCAGTCGTTTGGTTAGCGTTAGAGATCAAAAAACCAATCCTGAAACTTACCGACGAGGATTATAATGCACACGGGATGGCCAAGTTGGTTACAGAAACCGGTCCGGCATATAATATCAACATCCGTATATTCAACGAACTTCAACATACGATCACGGGATGGCCAGGAGGTAAACCCAATGTTGACGATTCACAACGTCCTGAGCGTGCCAATCCGGCGAAGAAAAATGTAATTGTATTTTCTCCACACCCGGATGATGATGTCATCTCGATGGGGGGTACATTTATTCGTCTGGCAGACCAAGGACACAATGTCCATGTTGCTTACCAAACTTGTGGTAATACAGCTGTTTGGGATGATGACGTGGTACGTTATCTGGAGTTTGCTGAAGATTTAGCTAAACAAATAGGGGCAGAGGCGGAAGCTTCTCAGATCGGTCGAATTTATGATGAGGAAAGAGCAATTTTTGCGACAAAAAAACCAAATCAGATCGATACTGAACTTGTGCGTAAAATCAAAGCATTGATCCGTAAGGGTGAGGCGATCGCAGGAGCTCGTTTGGTTGGTTTGCCCGATGAAAATATCCATTTCCAGGATCTACCCTTCTATGATAGACAGAAGTTTTCAAAAAATGTATCTTTTGAAGATGATATTCAACAAACAATGGAATTGTTGCGTCAGGTAAAACCACACCAGGTATTTGCTGCAGGTGACTTTGCTGACCCACACGGTACGCATAAAGTATGTTTCGATATCTTGTTTGAAGCATTGAGCAGATTGAGCAAGACAGATGAGTGGACCAAAGATTGTTGGTTATGGTTATACAGAGGAGCATGGCATGAATACCCGATCCACGAGATCCAAATGGCCGTTCCGTTATCTCCACAAGAAGTTTATCGCAAACGTTTAGCCATCTTCAAACACCAATCTCAAAAAGATTTACCTGTATTCCCTGGAGATGATCCACGTGAATTCTGGGTACGTGCTGAAGACCGTACAAGCGAAACCGCAGCTTTATATGACCAATTAGGTCTTGCAAATTATGAAGCTATTGAAGCGTTCGTAAGATGGAAATTTGACTAG
- a CDS encoding methionine aminotransferase codes for MNFNLTSKLPHVGTTIFTKMTMLANEQQALNLSQGFPDFETDPKLVQLVSKAMEQGHNQYAPMIGAQTLRDTIAKKYREVYDVSVDATTELTVTSGGTQAIFTAIATVVRPQDEVIIFEPAYDCYAPTIELFGGKVIPVRLLAPDFQIDWDYVATLINSKTRLIIINNPNNPTGKVLGREELIKLGDLLSGTHALLLSDEVYEHIVFDGVSPQSVLEIPTLRERSFVIASFGKLLHTTGWKIGYCIAPEQLTQEFRKVHQFNVFSVNTPMQFAIAAYLEDISYVKGLSDFFERKRNLLKDGLKGSRFKILPCEGTYFLNIDYSAISQEKEFEFACSLTRQHKIATIPLSAFYKEATNQQVLRVCFAKKDETLLKAVEILNKV; via the coding sequence ATGAACTTCAACCTAACTTCTAAACTTCCACATGTCGGTACGACGATCTTTACCAAAATGACGATGCTTGCCAATGAGCAGCAAGCCTTAAATCTGTCGCAAGGTTTTCCTGACTTTGAGACCGATCCGAAGTTGGTTCAATTGGTTTCTAAGGCAATGGAACAGGGGCATAACCAGTATGCGCCAATGATTGGGGCACAGACATTACGTGATACTATCGCCAAAAAATATCGTGAAGTTTATGACGTGTCGGTTGATGCTACAACGGAGCTTACTGTGACGTCTGGCGGCACACAAGCAATTTTTACAGCTATTGCCACAGTTGTAAGGCCACAAGATGAGGTTATTATCTTTGAACCGGCATACGATTGTTATGCGCCGACGATCGAGTTGTTCGGTGGTAAAGTTATTCCCGTGCGATTATTAGCTCCGGATTTTCAGATTGACTGGGATTACGTAGCTACGTTAATTAATTCCAAAACCCGTTTAATCATCATCAATAATCCGAATAATCCAACAGGCAAAGTACTTGGTAGAGAAGAATTGATTAAACTTGGAGATTTGTTATCAGGTACCCATGCGTTGTTGCTGAGCGATGAGGTATACGAGCATATTGTTTTCGATGGTGTTTCGCCCCAATCGGTACTGGAGATACCCACCTTGCGGGAGCGAAGTTTTGTTATTGCTTCCTTTGGAAAGTTATTGCATACAACAGGTTGGAAAATTGGTTATTGCATCGCCCCGGAGCAATTAACGCAAGAATTTAGAAAAGTACATCAGTTCAATGTGTTTAGCGTAAATACGCCCATGCAATTCGCTATCGCAGCATATCTGGAGGATATAAGCTATGTCAAAGGCCTATCGGATTTTTTTGAGCGGAAAAGGAATTTGTTGAAGGATGGATTAAAGGGATCCCGGTTTAAGATTCTTCCTTGCGAAGGAACTTATTTCCTTAATATAGATTATAGTGCTATCAGTCAGGAGAAGGAATTTGAATTTGCTTGTTCGTTAACTAGACAACACAAAATTGCAACAATCCCACTTTCGGCGTTCTATAAAGAAGCTACAAATCAACAAGTTTTGCGGGTCTGTTTCGCTAAAAAGGATGAAACGCTATTAAAAGCCGTCGAGATTTTGAATAAGGTATAA
- a CDS encoding TlpA disulfide reductase family protein, which produces MIKYITLLFLVLPFFGSAQKKELTKEEYIARVKAAPDSISTLVDLRRVGGYDPVYTELQALYNTLGKNVKNSSEGKEFQDYLNTLETVQIGKIAPAFTQNDTTGNPVKLSDFKGKYVLLDFWASWCPDCRVESPDLVKTYQQFKGENFEILGISFDKDRNSWIKAIHADKLHWRHVSDLKRWQNDVGTLYGVKSIPQNVLIDPNGKIVAKNLHGDALRAKLKEVLKK; this is translated from the coding sequence ATGATAAAATACATCACACTACTTTTTTTAGTTCTGCCATTCTTTGGTTCTGCACAAAAAAAAGAACTTACCAAAGAGGAGTATATTGCACGCGTTAAGGCTGCTCCGGATTCTATATCGACATTGGTTGACTTGCGTAGAGTCGGCGGTTATGATCCAGTATATACCGAGCTTCAGGCGCTCTATAATACCTTGGGTAAAAATGTCAAGAATTCAAGTGAAGGGAAAGAGTTCCAAGACTACTTAAATACGTTGGAAACGGTTCAAATTGGGAAAATAGCACCCGCGTTTACGCAAAATGACACTACTGGTAACCCTGTAAAGCTTTCGGACTTTAAAGGAAAGTATGTTCTCCTTGATTTTTGGGCATCTTGGTGTCCCGATTGCCGTGTCGAAAGCCCAGATCTTGTAAAAACATATCAACAATTTAAAGGTGAAAACTTTGAAATATTGGGTATATCCTTTGACAAGGATCGCAATTCCTGGATTAAAGCCATCCATGCAGATAAATTGCACTGGCGTCATGTTTCGGATCTTAAACGTTGGCAAAATGACGTCGGAACATTATACGGCGTAAAATCTATTCCTCAGAATGTACTGATCGATCCCAATGGGAAAATCGTCGCCAAGAATTTACATGGTGATGCTTTACGCGCGAAATTGAAAGAAGTCCTGAAAAAGTAA
- the radA gene encoding DNA repair protein RadA → MAKSKSAYFCQNCGYESPKWMGQCPSCKQWNSFVEEVVEKTSSKVPEWRSSTTGGSTKRANKAAIIHEIVYQDELRILTPDQEFNRVLGGGIVPGSLVLIGGEPGIGKSTLMLQLALSIPQVKTLYISGEESEQQIKMRAERLSQSSKANCYILTETSTQNIFKQIETVQPNVIVIDSIQTLHSAQIESAPGSVSQVRECTAELLRFAKETSTPVFIVGHITKDGSIAGPKVLEHMVDTVLQFEGDRHHVYRILRAVKNRFGSASELGIYEMQGSGLREVSNPSEIMISQRDEPVSGVSIAAMLEGMRPMMIEVQALVSNSAFGNAQRSSTGYDTKRLNMLLAVLEKRFGFRLSAQDVFLNIAGGLRVEDPAIDLAVVVAIISSQQDIAIRSNLTFAGEVGLSGEIRAVNRIEQRIQEAEKLGFDGIFISKFNTKGLDAKKYNIAIRPVAKLEDIFSALFG, encoded by the coding sequence ATGGCAAAATCAAAATCAGCATACTTCTGTCAAAACTGTGGCTACGAGTCTCCCAAATGGATGGGACAATGCCCTTCTTGTAAGCAATGGAATAGTTTTGTTGAGGAAGTCGTCGAAAAGACGAGCTCAAAAGTGCCCGAATGGCGCAGTTCTACCACAGGTGGAAGCACGAAAAGAGCGAATAAAGCTGCGATCATCCACGAAATTGTCTATCAGGATGAATTACGGATATTGACTCCTGATCAGGAATTTAACCGGGTTCTTGGTGGTGGTATCGTTCCGGGATCCTTGGTACTTATCGGAGGCGAACCCGGTATTGGGAAGTCTACGTTGATGTTACAGCTCGCTTTATCGATCCCCCAAGTCAAGACACTTTATATATCTGGAGAAGAAAGCGAACAGCAAATTAAGATGCGGGCCGAGCGATTGTCACAATCTTCTAAAGCAAATTGTTATATCCTTACCGAGACATCGACTCAAAATATTTTCAAGCAGATTGAGACAGTACAGCCGAATGTCATTGTCATAGATTCTATACAGACTTTACATTCCGCACAAATTGAATCGGCGCCAGGGTCGGTTTCTCAGGTACGCGAATGTACCGCAGAATTGCTGCGGTTTGCAAAGGAAACCAGTACACCTGTTTTTATTGTAGGGCATATTACGAAGGACGGGTCTATAGCAGGCCCCAAGGTTTTAGAGCATATGGTGGATACGGTGCTTCAATTCGAGGGTGATCGTCATCATGTATACCGAATTTTACGGGCTGTAAAAAATCGCTTTGGATCTGCTTCAGAACTCGGTATTTATGAAATGCAGGGGTCGGGGCTAAGGGAAGTGTCGAATCCTTCGGAGATTATGATTTCCCAGCGCGATGAACCTGTTAGTGGTGTTTCCATTGCGGCGATGCTCGAAGGAATGCGCCCTATGATGATTGAAGTACAGGCACTGGTGAGTAACTCGGCGTTTGGAAATGCCCAACGCTCTTCTACAGGTTACGATACGAAGCGATTAAATATGCTGTTGGCTGTTTTGGAGAAACGCTTTGGTTTTAGGTTAAGTGCACAGGATGTGTTTTTGAATATTGCGGGTGGCTTGCGTGTTGAAGATCCTGCGATCGATTTGGCTGTTGTTGTTGCAATTATTTCTTCACAACAAGATATCGCGATTCGATCCAATCTGACTTTTGCCGGTGAGGTTGGTTTATCGGGCGAGATAAGGGCCGTAAATCGCATTGAACAGCGTATACAGGAGGCCGAGAAGTTGGGCTTTGATGGTATTTTTATTTCTAAATTCAATACCAAAGGATTGGATGCTAAAAAATATAATATTGCCATTCGTCCGGTTGCCAAATTGGAGGACATCTTCAGTGCTTTGTTTGGCTAA
- a CDS encoding dipeptidase, producing MIKSLLLLGLAMTTLNNVGYSQDYKQIHQDLVVVDGHNDVIYESIFPGKNIGQRISTGATDLPRLREGGVDVQVFAVWSDDAKWKSGAFKHANDQIDALEKMIAENADKISLAKSSRDIEAILKSGKIVALIGVEGGNMIEGKIDNLVRLYARGARYLTLTWNYNLSWASCAAMESGRMNPKDKGLTVEGRAIIRKMNALGMMVDLSHGGEQTFYDVLATTTKPILVSHSNAYELCPHFRNLKDAQLEALKKNGGVVGVNFYSGFLDPSYETRLKDLYVGKFGDKGDTTLSTWSMYEKLPKELQRQADAPLSKLLDHIDYLVKKVGIDHVAVGSDFDGIESSPQGLEDVSKFPLLTKALLERGYTKTDVAKIMGQNFLRILKENEE from the coding sequence ATGATAAAAAGCCTGCTATTACTTGGACTAGCAATGACGACACTCAACAATGTTGGATATAGTCAAGACTATAAACAGATACACCAAGATTTGGTGGTCGTCGACGGACACAATGATGTGATTTACGAATCCATTTTCCCCGGGAAAAATATCGGCCAGCGAATAAGTACAGGAGCTACTGATTTACCGCGACTGCGGGAGGGAGGTGTCGATGTACAGGTGTTTGCTGTTTGGTCTGATGATGCGAAATGGAAATCCGGGGCATTTAAGCACGCCAATGACCAGATCGATGCATTGGAAAAGATGATTGCAGAAAATGCCGATAAAATAAGCTTGGCAAAATCTTCACGTGACATTGAGGCTATATTGAAATCAGGTAAAATAGTTGCTTTAATCGGTGTGGAAGGTGGAAATATGATTGAAGGAAAAATTGATAATCTCGTGCGACTCTATGCGCGTGGTGCCAGATACCTCACTTTAACCTGGAACTACAATTTGTCCTGGGCGAGTTGCGCTGCAATGGAATCAGGGCGTATGAATCCCAAGGATAAAGGGCTGACAGTAGAAGGTCGAGCAATTATTCGGAAGATGAACGCATTAGGGATGATGGTTGATCTGTCCCATGGCGGAGAGCAGACTTTCTATGATGTGCTGGCGACAACGACGAAACCGATCTTGGTTTCCCATAGCAACGCCTATGAATTATGTCCACATTTCCGCAATCTGAAAGATGCACAATTGGAGGCATTGAAAAAAAATGGCGGCGTTGTTGGTGTCAATTTTTATTCAGGTTTTTTGGATCCATCCTATGAAACAAGACTTAAGGATTTGTATGTAGGCAAATTTGGTGATAAGGGGGATACAACATTGAGTACCTGGTCCATGTATGAAAAGTTGCCAAAAGAACTTCAACGGCAAGCCGATGCTCCACTTTCGAAACTATTGGATCATATCGACTATCTGGTCAAAAAAGTAGGTATTGATCATGTGGCTGTAGGCTCGGACTTCGATGGCATAGAATCCTCACCGCAAGGTCTGGAAGATGTTTCTAAATTTCCACTACTGACCAAAGCGCTGTTGGAGAGAGGTTATACAAAAACGGATGTTGCGAAGATCATGGGACAAAATTTCTTGCGCATCTTAAAAGAAAATGAAGAATAA
- a CDS encoding serine hydrolase domain-containing protein — protein sequence MKKRFFGALFAGLFCISPLFAQYKSTIKNETILFNNLDQVLPLKNLDQHHIAVVVPNAAKYAMFTEQLARYANTKIFDFNKFDEDIKYYNTIIVAGKEDDLDADCLAQLKQAVLNNKKVILCHFFENEKNKKSLSEHPQSDLIELLAPFSEMGQRQMAMSIFGGIPITAGHVKTTQTRLQYGAASSSNLNLTKLTKKIDAIAQEAIDKQATPGAVVMIVKDGQVLLEKSYGFHTYSKDIPTKTTDIFDLASVSKIAGTTPVIMRLAERNIINLDSTMGHYLWQAKYTNKKDIKLRSVMLHEAGFTPFIPFYKYLKAGDVVSVRDDNHQVKMADNSYILNNYYRDVMWPEMLKSPVKPTGNYVYSDISMYVMKEVAEHQTAEPLQDYVQENFYRPLGMTRAGYLPRERFAKDEIVPTEQDTSFRKTLLEGYVHDQGAAMAGGIAGHAGLFATANDLAIYGQLLLNRGEYGGERYFKTETVDLFTSRQSTSSRRGLGFDRWDPNPKNEYPSKLANSAVFGHTGYTGTCIWIDPQNQLIYIFLSNRVHPQVSTKLLDLNIRSRIQDAIYETINESQK from the coding sequence ATGAAAAAACGATTTTTTGGGGCTTTATTTGCAGGTTTGTTCTGTATTAGCCCCCTGTTTGCTCAATATAAGTCGACGATCAAAAACGAAACAATACTGTTTAATAACCTCGATCAAGTGTTGCCTTTAAAGAATCTGGATCAACACCACATTGCAGTTGTCGTTCCTAATGCGGCAAAATATGCGATGTTCACAGAACAGTTGGCCCGCTATGCAAACACCAAAATCTTTGATTTTAATAAATTTGATGAGGACATCAAATATTATAACACCATTATTGTGGCTGGAAAGGAAGATGACTTAGATGCAGATTGTCTAGCACAGTTGAAGCAGGCCGTATTAAACAATAAAAAAGTTATCCTTTGTCATTTTTTTGAAAACGAAAAGAACAAAAAGAGTTTATCGGAGCACCCACAGTCTGATTTGATCGAATTACTTGCTCCTTTTTCAGAAATGGGACAGCGTCAGATGGCAATGTCTATTTTTGGTGGGATTCCTATAACCGCCGGTCATGTCAAAACCACACAGACAAGGCTGCAATATGGCGCTGCATCAAGTTCTAATCTGAACCTGACCAAATTGACGAAGAAAATTGATGCTATTGCACAAGAAGCCATCGATAAGCAAGCAACACCGGGAGCTGTTGTGATGATCGTGAAAGACGGACAGGTGCTCTTGGAGAAATCTTACGGATTTCACACATATTCCAAAGATATTCCTACCAAAACAACTGATATTTTTGATCTCGCATCTGTGAGTAAGATTGCCGGCACTACTCCTGTCATTATGCGTCTTGCCGAGCGGAATATTATTAATTTGGATAGTACCATGGGACATTACCTATGGCAGGCAAAGTATACCAATAAAAAGGATATCAAGCTTCGTTCGGTCATGTTGCATGAAGCTGGATTTACACCTTTTATTCCCTTCTATAAATATCTGAAAGCAGGAGACGTTGTTTCAGTCCGCGATGATAACCATCAAGTAAAAATGGCCGACAATAGCTATATCCTCAACAATTATTACCGCGATGTCATGTGGCCCGAGATGCTAAAGTCACCTGTAAAACCCACTGGAAATTATGTGTATAGTGATATCAGTATGTACGTGATGAAGGAAGTTGCAGAACATCAGACCGCTGAACCTCTGCAAGATTATGTGCAGGAGAACTTTTATAGGCCATTGGGAATGACGCGCGCGGGGTACCTTCCCCGAGAGCGTTTTGCAAAGGATGAAATCGTTCCTACCGAGCAGGATACCTCCTTTCGGAAAACATTGCTAGAAGGCTATGTCCACGATCAGGGTGCGGCAATGGCTGGCGGTATTGCCGGGCATGCGGGATTATTTGCTACCGCAAACGATTTGGCAATCTACGGTCAATTGCTATTGAATAGAGGAGAGTACGGGGGGGAGCGCTACTTTAAAACGGAAACAGTAGATTTATTTACCTCCAGGCAATCGACAAGCAGTCGCCGGGGCTTAGGTTTTGACCGTTGGGATCCAAACCCAAAAAATGAATATCCATCTAAGTTAGCGAATAGCGCTGTTTTTGGACATACTGGCTATACAGGAACGTGCATCTGGATTGATCCGCAGAATCAACTGATCTATATCTTCTTGTCTAATCGAGTACATCCTCAGGTGAGTACCAAGCTGTTGGATCTGAATATCAGAAGCAGGATTCAGGACGCTATTTATGAAACGATCAATGAAAGTCAAAAATGA
- the xseA gene encoding exodeoxyribonuclease VII large subunit, whose protein sequence is MPELIQDKTIFSLLEVSRSIQKTLAERYKSLYWIKAEMNKLNHYTHSGHCYPELVEKQDGKIVAEIRSILWKADYNRINNNFLKVAQEPLREGITMLFQASISYDPMYGLSLRIVDIDPTFTLGELEKEKLDSIRKLKAEGIYESNKLLGFPVVPKRLAIISVETSKGLSDFYKIINQNPWGYRIECTLFPALLQGDKSVPSIINQLAVIAEKIDTYDVVAIIRGGGGEVGLSSYNNYLLARAIAIFPIPVLTGIGHSTNYTVSEMVAYKNAITPSELADFLIQKFHNFAIPVDKASESIQQLIHSRFKEERNVLSQLATHIQWIGKREIQTSRTTVQQFQRELNSLIKLRFYEHKTALAHTERIIQLSDPIRLLKQGFSITKVNGKLLQSVTQVSPGDVIQTILEYGELTSTVTDKSPKEGLDADQA, encoded by the coding sequence ATGCCAGAATTGATTCAAGATAAAACAATATTTTCCTTGCTGGAAGTCAGCCGCAGTATCCAAAAGACACTTGCAGAGCGGTATAAGAGCTTGTATTGGATCAAAGCCGAAATGAACAAGCTCAATCATTATACGCATTCTGGCCACTGTTATCCTGAACTGGTTGAAAAACAGGATGGTAAAATTGTCGCTGAAATTCGGTCTATCTTATGGAAAGCTGATTACAATCGTATCAACAACAATTTTCTTAAAGTCGCCCAAGAACCTTTGCGGGAAGGGATTACAATGTTATTTCAGGCAAGTATTTCCTATGACCCCATGTACGGATTAAGCTTGCGCATTGTTGATATTGATCCGACTTTTACCTTAGGTGAACTTGAAAAGGAGAAGTTAGACAGTATTCGAAAGCTGAAAGCAGAGGGCATATATGAGTCCAATAAATTATTGGGCTTTCCGGTGGTTCCCAAAAGATTGGCGATTATTTCAGTAGAAACAAGTAAGGGGCTTTCTGATTTTTACAAAATCATTAATCAAAACCCTTGGGGTTACCGCATAGAATGCACGCTCTTTCCGGCATTATTACAAGGAGACAAGTCAGTACCTTCTATTATCAATCAGCTTGCAGTTATTGCTGAAAAAATCGACACGTACGATGTCGTCGCCATCATACGTGGAGGGGGTGGCGAGGTTGGGCTTTCCAGTTATAACAATTACTTATTGGCACGTGCTATCGCTATCTTCCCCATCCCTGTGTTGACGGGCATTGGGCATTCGACGAATTACACGGTTAGCGAAATGGTCGCCTATAAAAACGCGATTACGCCCAGTGAGCTGGCCGATTTTCTGATCCAGAAGTTTCATAACTTTGCTATTCCGGTCGATAAGGCATCGGAAAGTATACAGCAACTTATTCATTCTCGGTTTAAAGAAGAGCGCAATGTACTCTCCCAGCTCGCAACGCATATACAATGGATCGGAAAAAGGGAAATTCAGACCTCGAGAACCACTGTTCAGCAATTTCAACGTGAGCTGAACTCCTTGATAAAATTGCGGTTTTACGAGCACAAAACAGCTTTGGCTCATACCGAACGAATTATTCAGCTGTCTGATCCAATTCGGTTATTGAAACAAGGTTTTTCAATTACTAAGGTTAACGGAAAACTACTGCAGTCGGTGACACAGGTATCACCGGGCGATGTGATACAGACGATACTCGAATATGGCGAACTTACCAGTACTGTAACGGATAAATCTCCGAAAGAAGGTTTGGATGCGGACCAAGCTTAA
- the xseB gene encoding exodeoxyribonuclease VII small subunit, with protein sequence MEQNYTYTDAFNELQTIVKEIENGTTNIDELAGKIRRASDLIQVCKAKLTATEDEVNSLLQKISPAQETDDDESLN encoded by the coding sequence ATGGAACAGAATTATACCTATACAGATGCCTTTAACGAGTTGCAAACAATCGTAAAGGAAATTGAGAATGGCACAACAAATATTGATGAGCTCGCTGGAAAAATCAGGAGAGCTTCAGACCTCATTCAAGTCTGCAAAGCCAAGTTAACAGCGACAGAGGACGAAGTAAACAGTTTATTACAGAAAATATCCCCTGCTCAGGAAACGGATGATGACGAATCGTTAAACTAA
- a CDS encoding MgtC/SapB family protein produces the protein MDNLLQPFQSRDVLLIMLSVLIGLLIGIEREYRNKSAGLRTFILVSFGSCLFTILSLKIGLANPDRLAANIITGIGFLGAGVIFKEDNKVSGITTATTIWAAASLGMCVGAGYIFLAFIGVGLVLAILALLTYLQTYIDNCHKIKDYELQTSSEADFEHTEQLIRRMGFKAVIVSQRYNKESLNTIWRLTGNVTKHREFVETVRRDRQVVAYQY, from the coding sequence ATGGATAACCTATTACAGCCCTTCCAATCGCGCGACGTCTTACTGATTATGTTATCAGTCTTAATAGGTCTGCTGATTGGGATTGAACGTGAATATCGCAATAAATCCGCAGGTCTGAGGACATTTATATTGGTGAGCTTTGGATCTTGTCTTTTTACTATTCTTTCGTTAAAAATTGGATTGGCAAATCCAGATCGATTGGCAGCAAATATTATTACTGGTATCGGATTTCTTGGTGCAGGCGTGATTTTTAAAGAAGACAATAAGGTAAGTGGTATAACCACTGCTACGACAATTTGGGCTGCAGCTTCTTTGGGTATGTGTGTGGGGGCAGGATATATATTTTTAGCGTTTATTGGTGTAGGGTTGGTTTTGGCGATTTTGGCATTGTTAACTTATTTACAGACCTATATTGACAATTGTCACAAAATAAAAGACTATGAACTGCAGACCTCATCTGAGGCAGATTTTGAACATACCGAGCAGTTAATCAGGCGGATGGGTTTTAAGGCAGTCATTGTAAGTCAACGCTATAATAAAGAAAGTTTGAATACCATTTGGCGATTGACGGGCAATGTGACCAAACATCGAGAGTTTGTAGAAACAGTACGCCGTGATAGGCAGGTCGTGGCTTATCAATATTAG